The Nitrogeniibacter aestuarii genome has a window encoding:
- a CDS encoding (Fe-S)-binding protein has protein sequence MSNETTGARPRVGLFATCLMNAMRPNIGFAAAKLLEDAGCEVHVPPTQTCCGQPGYNSGDYDGARALAKQVIAAFEGFDYIVGPSGSCMATIRHDYPDLFADMADWRARAEAMAAKSFELLSFLTDVMGVTEVDARYEGSVTYHDSCSGLRSLGVKGQPRQLLGSVQGLELREMADTDVCCGFGGTFCVKYPEISEKIADDKIANADATGATTLLGGDLGCLLHLAGRMRRRGLPVKVYHTAEVLAGLADGPGIGDAPVKG, from the coding sequence ATGTCGAACGAAACCACCGGGGCCCGACCCCGGGTCGGATTGTTTGCCACCTGCCTGATGAATGCCATGCGGCCCAATATCGGCTTCGCTGCTGCCAAGCTGCTCGAAGACGCCGGCTGCGAGGTGCATGTGCCGCCCACCCAGACCTGTTGCGGCCAGCCCGGCTACAACAGCGGCGACTATGACGGCGCCCGTGCGCTGGCCAAGCAGGTCATTGCCGCCTTCGAAGGCTTCGATTACATCGTCGGCCCCTCCGGCTCGTGCATGGCCACCATCCGCCACGACTACCCGGATCTGTTCGCCGACATGGCCGACTGGCGGGCCCGTGCCGAAGCGATGGCCGCCAAGTCCTTTGAGCTGCTGTCCTTCCTCACCGACGTGATGGGCGTCACCGAAGTCGATGCCCGCTACGAAGGCTCGGTCACCTATCACGACTCCTGTTCCGGTCTGCGCAGTCTGGGCGTCAAGGGCCAGCCGCGCCAGTTGCTCGGCAGCGTTCAGGGGCTGGAGCTGCGCGAGATGGCCGACACCGACGTGTGTTGCGGCTTCGGCGGTACCTTCTGCGTGAAGTACCCGGAAATCTCCGAAAAGATCGCTGACGACAAGATCGCCAATGCCGACGCCACCGGCGCCACCACCCTGCTCGGCGGCGACCTGGGCTGCCTGCTGCATCTGGCCGGTCGCATGCGCCGGCGCGGGCTGCCGGTGAAGGTCTATCACACCGCCGAAGTGCTCGCCGGACTGGCCGACGGGCCGGGCATCGGCGACGCGCCGGTCAAGGGCTGA
- the ruvC gene encoding crossover junction endodeoxyribonuclease RuvC has protein sequence MSGTASGITATRILGLDPGLRVTGFGVIDVLGQQKRYVASGCIKTKDGELPGRLKTLLDGVREVIATYAPDQVAVEKVFVNVNPQSTLLLGQARGAVICGAVSCDLPVLEYTALQVKQAVVGNGKAHKDQVQHMVQRLLDLSAAPQADAADALACAICHAHGGMGLGAMATAGMRRRGGRLVG, from the coding sequence GTGAGCGGCACGGCTTCCGGCATCACCGCCACCCGCATTCTCGGGCTCGACCCGGGCCTGCGGGTGACCGGCTTTGGCGTCATCGACGTCCTCGGCCAGCAGAAGCGCTACGTGGCCAGCGGCTGCATCAAGACGAAAGACGGCGAACTGCCCGGCCGCCTCAAGACCCTGCTCGATGGCGTGCGCGAAGTCATCGCCACCTACGCGCCCGATCAGGTGGCGGTGGAGAAGGTGTTCGTGAACGTGAACCCGCAATCGACCCTGCTCCTCGGCCAGGCGCGCGGTGCGGTCATCTGCGGCGCCGTCTCCTGCGATCTGCCGGTGCTCGAATACACCGCACTGCAGGTCAAGCAGGCGGTGGTCGGCAACGGCAAGGCGCACAAGGATCAGGTGCAGCACATGGTTCAGCGTCTGCTGGACCTGTCGGCCGCGCCTCAGGCCGACGCCGCCGACGCGCTGGCCTGTGCCATCTGCCATGCCCACGGCGGCATGGGGCTGGGTGCGATGGCCACGGCTGGCATGCGGCGCCGGGGTGGGCGGCTGGTGGGATGA
- a CDS encoding DinB family protein produces MLRRDHIRLMADYNQWMNSRLLEAAASLDAAALSADRGAFFGSILGSLNHLLVADILWLKRFATHPTGFMALAPVQQMPDPSALDQILCPTLDEVRALRNTLDATILDWSKTLTESDLDVALAYKSTKGVPATRNFFALLTHFFNHQTHHRGQITTLLSQAGVDMGVTDLLWRIPNLDEAP; encoded by the coding sequence ATGCTCCGACGCGACCATATCCGTCTGATGGCGGACTACAACCAGTGGATGAACAGCCGTCTGCTCGAAGCGGCGGCGTCGCTGGATGCGGCGGCACTATCCGCAGACCGTGGAGCCTTCTTCGGCTCCATTCTCGGCTCGCTCAACCATCTGCTGGTGGCCGACATCCTGTGGCTCAAGCGCTTTGCCACTCACCCCACCGGTTTCATGGCACTCGCCCCGGTGCAGCAGATGCCCGACCCGAGCGCACTCGACCAGATCCTGTGCCCGACGCTCGACGAAGTGCGCGCCTTGCGGAACACGCTCGACGCCACCATTCTCGACTGGTCGAAGACACTCACCGAATCCGACCTGGACGTGGCGCTGGCCTACAAGAGCACCAAGGGCGTGCCAGCCACGCGCAACTTCTTCGCCCTGCTCACCCACTTCTTCAATCACCAGACCCACCATCGCGGCCAGATCACCACCCTGCTCTCGCAGGCGGGCGTGGACATGGGCGTGACCGACCTGCTGTGGCGCATCCCCAACCTGGACGAGGCGCCGTGA
- a CDS encoding heavy metal-binding domain-containing protein → MLMSTTPTFEGRPIKQYLGVVNGESIIGANIFKDMFAAVRNVVGGRAGAYESTLADAREIAMREAQEAAQKLGANAIVGIDVDYEVLGADNGMLMVCVSGTAVVV, encoded by the coding sequence ATGCTGATGTCCACCACCCCCACCTTCGAAGGCCGCCCCATCAAGCAATACCTGGGCGTGGTCAATGGCGAATCGATCATCGGCGCCAACATCTTCAAGGACATGTTCGCCGCCGTGCGCAACGTGGTGGGCGGCCGGGCCGGTGCCTACGAGAGCACCCTAGCCGACGCCCGCGAAATCGCCATGCGCGAAGCCCAGGAGGCGGCACAGAAGCTCGGTGCCAACGCCATCGTCGGCATCGATGTGGATTATGAAGTCCTCGGTGCCGACAACGGCATGCTCATGGTGTGCGTGAGCGGCACCGCCGTCGTCGTCTGA
- a CDS encoding histidine phosphatase family protein, protein MVLRIIRRCLLAATLTVTTLGTVLAQPELIAPLHRGDLVILIRHTATEPGLGDPPDFSLDDCSTQRNLSAQGREQARKLGVWFEAQRIPVGEVRTSQWCRCVDTAELAFGSRHPVEPWPAINSFFQDRGSEAAATRDALASLATPVKGNRVWVTHQVNITALTGIFPAMGEMVIARPVAHGDGYRLEAVGRIKPDRMLADAQLPEFAR, encoded by the coding sequence ATGGTGTTGCGTATCATACGTCGCTGTCTGCTCGCGGCCACGCTGACCGTCACGACGCTCGGCACAGTACTGGCTCAACCGGAGCTCATCGCCCCCCTGCACAGAGGGGATCTGGTGATCCTGATTCGCCACACGGCCACCGAACCGGGGCTGGGCGATCCCCCCGACTTCTCGCTTGACGATTGCAGCACCCAGCGCAACCTGTCCGCGCAGGGGCGCGAGCAGGCCCGCAAGCTCGGCGTCTGGTTCGAGGCCCAGCGAATTCCGGTCGGCGAAGTGCGCACCAGCCAATGGTGTCGCTGCGTGGATACGGCCGAACTCGCCTTCGGCAGCCGGCACCCGGTCGAGCCATGGCCGGCGATCAACTCCTTCTTTCAGGATCGCGGGAGCGAAGCGGCCGCCACACGTGACGCGCTGGCATCGCTGGCCACCCCGGTGAAAGGCAATCGCGTCTGGGTGACGCATCAGGTGAACATCACCGCGCTCACGGGCATTTTCCCGGCCATGGGCGAGATGGTCATCGCCCGCCCGGTCGCTCACGGCGACGGCTACCGGCTTGAGGCGGTCGGCCGCATCAAGCCCGACCGCATGCTAGCGGATGCGCAGTTGCCCGAATTCGCGCGATGA
- a CDS encoding DMT family transporter, which yields MLRFYPLLFVLLWSTGFIGAKYGLPFSEPLTFLSIRYALVIALMGAVAVIARAPWPKDARTVVHIGITGLLVHGVYLGGVFTAIKHGLPAGITSLVVGMQPLLTAVGAGWLLRERISRWQWLGLLLGFVGVALVVAGRARLDTVAADTLVHMLWPALAALLGITMGTLYQKRYCPSFDLRTGSVVQFVPTLIVTALLASATETMEVQWSGPFVFALLWLVLVLSLGAISLLNLLIRSGSATHVASLFYLTPPVTALMAWALFDERLSTMAMIGMGIAVTGVWLARRK from the coding sequence ATGCTCCGTTTCTACCCCCTGCTGTTTGTCCTGCTCTGGAGCACCGGCTTCATCGGCGCCAAATACGGCCTGCCTTTCAGTGAGCCGCTGACCTTCCTGAGCATCCGGTACGCCCTGGTCATCGCACTCATGGGCGCGGTGGCCGTCATTGCACGCGCGCCCTGGCCGAAAGACGCACGCACCGTCGTGCACATCGGCATCACCGGGCTGCTGGTCCACGGGGTCTATCTGGGTGGCGTCTTCACCGCCATCAAGCATGGCCTGCCGGCGGGCATCACCAGCCTGGTGGTGGGCATGCAGCCGCTGTTGACCGCCGTGGGTGCGGGCTGGCTGCTGCGCGAGCGGATCAGCCGCTGGCAATGGCTCGGGCTGCTCCTCGGCTTTGTCGGGGTCGCACTCGTGGTCGCCGGGCGCGCGCGGTTGGATACCGTCGCGGCCGACACGCTGGTGCATATGCTTTGGCCCGCGCTGGCTGCGCTGCTGGGGATCACGATGGGCACGCTCTACCAGAAGCGCTATTGCCCCAGTTTCGATCTGCGCACGGGGTCCGTTGTGCAGTTCGTGCCCACCCTGATCGTGACCGCTCTGTTGGCGAGTGCCACCGAAACCATGGAAGTGCAGTGGAGCGGACCGTTCGTTTTTGCCCTGCTGTGGCTGGTGCTGGTGCTCTCTCTGGGCGCCATCAGCCTGCTGAACCTGCTGATCCGCTCGGGCAGCGCCACCCACGTGGCCAGCCTGTTCTACCTCACACCGCCGGTGACGGCGCTGATGGCCTGGGCGCTGTTCGACGAGCGTCTGTCCACGATGGCCATGATCGGCATGGGGATCGCCGTGACCGGGGTGTGGCTGGCGCGTCGCAAATAG
- a CDS encoding PEP-CTERM sorting domain-containing protein produces MNNVLRTLGAVALLSTAATPALADVSCEDSSALTGSFGYVACQGVVTGNIAPGQTSVATFDGYGSFVLTGSTDSMDAGPFADDGFKTSGTLYFDQLITGAFVLGIKGGPTYSLYLFDGGAAGIASLSYDTLGVAKGNGLAGPGLSHASLFLPAGLPVTAVPEASGWAMMLAGLGMLGFVARRRA; encoded by the coding sequence ATGAATAATGTGCTCAGAACCCTGGGTGCCGTTGCCCTGCTCTCCACGGCGGCCACCCCCGCGCTTGCCGATGTGTCATGCGAGGATTCCTCTGCGCTGACCGGCAGTTTCGGTTACGTAGCCTGTCAGGGGGTGGTGACCGGCAACATCGCTCCGGGCCAAACCAGTGTCGCCACCTTCGACGGCTATGGCAGTTTCGTCCTGACGGGGTCGACCGATTCAATGGATGCCGGGCCGTTTGCTGATGACGGCTTCAAAACCTCCGGTACGCTGTACTTCGATCAGTTGATCACCGGCGCATTCGTGCTTGGCATCAAGGGCGGGCCGACGTACAGCCTTTACCTGTTCGATGGCGGCGCTGCCGGCATTGCTTCGCTGAGCTACGACACGCTGGGCGTGGCAAAAGGCAATGGGCTGGCGGGGCCCGGACTCTCACACGCTTCCCTTTTCCTGCCAGCCGGCTTGCCGGTGACCGCAGTGCCTGAGGCGTCAGGCTGGGCGATGATGCTCGCCGGGCTCGGTATGCTCGGCTTTGTCGCCCGGCGACGCGCCTGA
- a CDS encoding DUF2269 family protein: MNTYLLIKTIHIISSVLMVGTGFGSAFYLFFTHRIGNVRSIADVSRLVVLADWWFTTPTVIIQPLSGLWLAHEAGWPLDTSWIALSLGLYALAGACWLPVVWLQIRMEKMAASAATANAPLPSIYWQCARRWEWLGYPAFIAMVVVFGLMVIKPTLG, translated from the coding sequence ATGAACACCTACCTGCTCATCAAGACCATCCACATCATCTCCTCGGTGCTCATGGTGGGCACCGGCTTCGGCTCCGCCTTCTATCTGTTCTTCACCCACCGGATCGGCAACGTGCGCTCGATTGCCGATGTATCCAGACTGGTCGTGCTTGCCGACTGGTGGTTCACCACGCCCACCGTCATCATCCAGCCGCTCAGCGGGCTGTGGCTTGCCCACGAGGCAGGCTGGCCACTGGATACGTCATGGATCGCACTGTCGCTCGGCCTGTACGCCCTTGCCGGCGCCTGCTGGTTACCGGTGGTCTGGCTGCAGATCCGTATGGAGAAAATGGCCGCCTCGGCCGCAACCGCCAACGCGCCTTTGCCAAGTATCTATTGGCAGTGCGCGCGACGGTGGGAGTGGCTGGGCTACCCGGCGTTCATTGCCATGGTGGTCGTCTTCGGGCTGATGGTGATCAAACCCACGCTCGGGTAA
- a CDS encoding SDR family oxidoreductase — protein sequence MKILICGANGFIGRALSSHLSAAGHTIVRGVRAPAMSGDIAIDYERDLDSTAWVGRLSGVDAVINAVGVLTATPARFDRIHSAAPIALFDACRAAGVGKVIQVSALGVDGGQTAYFRSKAAADAHLASLPLERYVVRPALIYGPSGTSARFFRALASLPVQCLPGGGLQRLQPIHIDDLCTCIQRLLEAPARQARVLELAGDHVVTWKDMISSYRAQMRFPPALQIRVPAALMSLSARLLQHLPGALLTPDTWHMLSRHNVATFNAAPALLGREPARVDQFISAADAPTARAQALSAWRPLLWRGSLAFIWLATAWVSAFVYPEQLSLDLLAAVGLSGQTARFALYGAATLDALLGIATLWRPGRRLWWAQMGLIMGYSMIIALALPAYLAHPFGPILKNVAILALLLTLLSEETTK from the coding sequence ATGAAGATCCTGATCTGCGGGGCCAACGGCTTCATTGGCCGTGCGCTGTCATCTCACCTGTCGGCCGCCGGTCACACCATTGTTCGCGGCGTTCGCGCACCTGCAATGTCCGGCGACATCGCCATCGATTACGAACGTGATCTCGATTCGACCGCCTGGGTCGGGCGTCTGAGCGGCGTCGACGCGGTCATCAACGCGGTCGGCGTGCTGACCGCAACCCCGGCTCGTTTCGATCGCATCCACAGCGCGGCGCCCATTGCGTTGTTCGACGCCTGCCGCGCGGCGGGTGTCGGCAAAGTGATCCAGGTGTCAGCGCTGGGCGTCGACGGCGGCCAAACCGCGTACTTTCGGTCGAAAGCGGCGGCGGATGCCCATCTGGCAAGCTTGCCCCTCGAGCGCTACGTGGTCCGCCCCGCACTGATCTACGGCCCCAGCGGGACGTCGGCGCGTTTCTTTCGCGCGCTGGCCAGCCTGCCCGTGCAATGCCTGCCCGGCGGCGGCCTCCAGCGCCTGCAGCCGATCCACATCGACGATCTGTGCACATGCATCCAGCGACTGCTCGAGGCGCCGGCCAGACAGGCGCGAGTGCTCGAACTGGCCGGGGACCACGTCGTGACCTGGAAAGACATGATCTCAAGCTACCGGGCACAGATGCGCTTTCCGCCTGCCCTCCAGATCCGTGTCCCCGCTGCGCTCATGAGCCTGAGTGCCCGGCTGCTTCAGCACCTGCCCGGCGCGCTGCTCACCCCGGACACCTGGCACATGCTGTCGCGTCACAACGTCGCCACATTCAACGCCGCGCCCGCGCTGCTGGGCCGAGAACCGGCCCGTGTCGACCAGTTCATTTCGGCGGCCGACGCACCGACCGCGCGTGCGCAGGCGCTGTCCGCCTGGCGTCCACTGCTCTGGCGCGGGTCACTTGCGTTCATCTGGCTCGCCACCGCCTGGGTCAGCGCGTTCGTGTATCCGGAGCAACTCAGCCTGGACCTGCTCGCCGCCGTGGGCCTGAGCGGCCAGACGGCCAGGTTCGCGCTGTATGGCGCAGCCACGCTCGACGCACTCCTGGGCATTGCGACGCTGTGGCGCCCCGGACGACGACTCTGGTGGGCCCAGATGGGCCTGATCATGGGCTACTCCATGATCATTGCCCTGGCACTACCGGCCTACCTCGCTCACCCCTTCGGTCCGATTCTCAAGAATGTCGCGATTCTCGCGCTCCTGCTCACGCTCTTGTCCGAGGAGACCACCAAATGA
- a CDS encoding thiol-disulfide oxidoreductase DCC family protein — protein sequence MSIYPLTIFYDGDCPVCAVEINMLRRRCTDGSLRFEDIRAAHFDSAALNVSIDTLDARIHAQRADGVMIEGPEVFALAYRAVGLDMLARLITWPPLAPLTHWLYSRFARHRHRLGRCVGPLLAWRARRQRARNLAMCSEHCAPPPPQRGEEQP from the coding sequence ATGAGTATCTACCCCCTGACCATTTTCTACGACGGTGACTGCCCGGTATGCGCCGTTGAGATCAACATGCTCCGCCGACGCTGCACCGATGGATCCTTGCGCTTCGAGGACATTCGCGCTGCGCACTTCGATTCCGCCGCCCTCAACGTGTCGATTGACACCCTCGACGCGCGCATTCATGCGCAGCGGGCTGACGGCGTGATGATCGAAGGGCCTGAGGTGTTTGCGCTGGCGTACAGGGCCGTTGGCCTGGACATGCTCGCCAGGCTGATCACCTGGCCGCCGCTGGCGCCTCTCACCCATTGGCTGTACTCGCGCTTTGCCCGCCACAGGCACCGTCTCGGGCGCTGTGTGGGGCCACTGCTGGCATGGCGCGCTCGACGCCAGCGGGCGCGGAACCTGGCGATGTGTTCAGAACACTGTGCGCCGCCGCCCCCACAACGCGGAGAAGAACAGCCATGA
- a CDS encoding GbsR/MarR family transcriptional regulator: MELKPVTQRFIVHWGEMGSRWGVNRTVAQIHALLYLAGRPMHAEEIQETLGVARSNVSNSLKELQSWRLVKVVHQLGDRRDHFETSTDVWELFKLIVEGRRQREIDPTIGVLRECLANPELAKEDEGAQTRIRETLEFIETMNTWVDEMMRLQPETLMKTLGVGAKISRTLRKPGK; this comes from the coding sequence ATGGAACTCAAACCGGTCACACAACGATTCATCGTCCACTGGGGCGAAATGGGCTCGCGCTGGGGCGTCAACCGCACCGTCGCGCAGATTCATGCCCTGCTCTACCTTGCCGGCCGCCCCATGCACGCCGAAGAGATCCAGGAGACCCTGGGCGTGGCGCGCTCGAATGTCAGCAACAGCCTCAAGGAGTTGCAGTCATGGCGATTGGTCAAGGTGGTGCACCAGCTGGGCGATCGGCGTGACCATTTCGAGACCTCCACCGATGTCTGGGAACTGTTCAAGCTGATCGTCGAAGGCCGCCGGCAGCGCGAGATCGATCCGACCATCGGCGTGCTGCGTGAATGCCTGGCCAACCCAGAATTGGCCAAGGAAGATGAAGGCGCGCAGACCCGCATACGAGAGACGCTGGAGTTCATCGAGACCATGAACACCTGGGTGGACGAGATGATGCGCCTGCAGCCTGAGACGCTGATGAAGACACTGGGTGTCGGCGCAAAAATCAGCCGGACCTTGCGCAAACCCGGCAAGTGA
- the metK gene encoding methionine adenosyltransferase, with amino-acid sequence MANEFLFTSESVSEGHPDKVADQVSDSILDAILAEDPNGRVACETLVSTGLVVISGEITTSAHINYREIAQEAIRRIGYNDSDIGFDYKSCAILTAINRQSADIAAGVNEGEGIDLDQGAGDQGLMFGYACNETPSLMPLPIYYAHRIMQRQAELRKDGRLPWLRPDAKAQLTVKYVDGKPVGIDAVVVSTQHSPDIEHKALTEAVIEEVVKPVLPKELLGDNVKYFINPTGRFVVGGPHGDCGLTGRKIIVDTYGGAAHHGGGAFSGKDPSKVDRSAAYAGRYVAKNIVAAGLADKCEVQVAYAIGVSQPVSLMVNTFGTGKIDEAKIEALVRDIFDLRPKGIVHTLDLLRPIYTKTAAYGHFGRDEPEFTWEATDKAEALRAGAGL; translated from the coding sequence ATGGCCAACGAATTCCTCTTTACCTCGGAATCTGTGTCCGAGGGCCACCCCGACAAAGTCGCCGACCAGGTGTCGGACAGCATCCTCGACGCCATTCTGGCCGAAGATCCCAATGGCCGCGTGGCCTGCGAGACACTGGTCTCGACCGGTCTGGTGGTCATCTCCGGCGAAATCACCACATCGGCGCACATCAATTACCGCGAGATCGCGCAAGAGGCGATCCGCCGCATCGGTTACAACGACTCGGACATCGGCTTCGACTACAAGTCCTGCGCCATCCTCACGGCCATCAACCGCCAGTCCGCCGATATCGCGGCGGGCGTCAATGAGGGCGAGGGTATCGATCTGGACCAGGGCGCCGGCGACCAGGGTCTGATGTTCGGCTATGCCTGCAACGAGACGCCGAGCCTGATGCCACTGCCGATCTACTACGCCCACCGCATCATGCAGCGCCAGGCCGAGCTGCGGAAGGATGGCCGCCTGCCCTGGCTGCGCCCCGACGCCAAAGCCCAGCTGACCGTCAAGTACGTGGACGGCAAGCCGGTCGGCATCGACGCCGTGGTGGTCTCCACCCAGCACTCGCCGGACATCGAACACAAGGCGCTGACCGAAGCCGTCATCGAGGAAGTGGTCAAGCCCGTGCTGCCCAAAGAGTTGCTCGGCGACAACGTCAAGTACTTCATCAACCCGACCGGCCGTTTCGTGGTCGGTGGCCCGCACGGCGATTGTGGCCTGACCGGCCGCAAGATCATCGTCGACACCTACGGTGGCGCGGCCCACCATGGTGGTGGCGCGTTCTCCGGCAAGGACCCGTCCAAGGTGGACCGTTCCGCCGCCTACGCCGGTCGTTACGTGGCGAAGAACATCGTCGCCGCAGGGCTGGCCGACAAGTGTGAAGTCCAGGTGGCGTACGCCATCGGCGTCTCCCAGCCGGTCTCGCTCATGGTCAACACCTTCGGCACCGGCAAGATCGACGAAGCGAAAATCGAAGCGCTGGTGCGCGACATCTTCGACCTGCGCCCGAAAGGCATCGTTCACACGCTCGACCTGCTGCGCCCGATCTACACCAAGACCGCCGCCTACGGACACTTTGGTCGCGACGAGCCGGAATTCACCTGGGAAGCCACCGACAAGGCCGAGGCCTTGCGCGCTGGCGCCGGTCTCTGA
- a CDS encoding lysophospholipid acyltransferase family protein → MLTLKISRLIAALPLSWVHRLGAALGWIAYWSSPKYRRRLRANLALAVGDEQMKSMLGQAVTGAGKQSLELPWILLRPYAQVLEKVVAVSGWEHVEAAEAAGEGLLFLTPHLGCFEITAQYIAEKRPITVLYRPPNFEGLVPMIEIGRQRAMMSMAPANVKGVRKLIRALRQHEAIGMLPDQAPDEGEGIWSHFFGRPAWTMTLAARLSEVGHVRVISIWAERLPGGKGFHIHVSPPGTPLEGDTEARAHAINREMERLILQCPTQYLWGYHRYRRPRGVPPPEGSL, encoded by the coding sequence GTGCTGACCCTCAAGATTTCACGCCTCATTGCCGCCTTGCCGCTGTCCTGGGTACATCGACTCGGGGCCGCCTTGGGCTGGATTGCCTACTGGAGTTCACCCAAATACCGGCGACGCTTGCGAGCCAATCTGGCACTTGCTGTGGGCGACGAACAGATGAAGTCGATGCTCGGCCAGGCGGTGACAGGCGCAGGAAAGCAATCCCTTGAGTTACCGTGGATTCTCTTACGTCCCTACGCTCAGGTTCTTGAGAAAGTCGTCGCTGTCTCCGGCTGGGAGCACGTCGAGGCGGCGGAGGCGGCGGGTGAGGGCCTGCTCTTCCTGACCCCGCACCTGGGGTGCTTCGAAATCACCGCACAGTACATCGCGGAGAAGCGGCCGATTACGGTTCTCTATCGCCCGCCCAACTTCGAGGGGCTGGTGCCAATGATCGAGATCGGGCGTCAGCGGGCCATGATGTCAATGGCGCCGGCCAACGTGAAAGGCGTGAGAAAACTGATTCGGGCATTGCGGCAGCACGAGGCTATCGGCATGCTGCCGGACCAGGCACCCGACGAGGGTGAGGGCATCTGGTCGCACTTTTTCGGGCGGCCTGCGTGGACAATGACGCTCGCTGCCCGACTGTCCGAGGTCGGCCACGTGCGTGTCATCAGCATCTGGGCCGAGCGCCTGCCTGGCGGCAAGGGGTTTCACATCCACGTCTCCCCGCCCGGCACGCCGCTGGAGGGGGATACCGAAGCGCGCGCCCATGCCATCAATCGCGAAATGGAGCGCCTGATTCTCCAGTGCCCGACGCAGTATCTGTGGGGCTACCATCGCTATCGCCGCCCACGGGGTGTGCCGCCGCCGGAGGGCTCGCTTTGA
- a CDS encoding lysophospholipid acyltransferase family protein, whose product MTRLFVGALWLLHWLPLRLLVPIGHGFGSLLYLLAKRRRHIASVNIGLCFPELSEGDRRALCREHFRLLGRSLLERGIQWWGVPERVARIAQVEGIERVKALLDNQENVILLVPHFLGMDLAGAGVGLHLDTVIMYAKQKDALIDRYLRHGRSRFGNQVLLSRHDSLRRVIKEMRGGRPFYYLPDMDFGPRESIFVPFFGVQAATIEGLPRLAKMARARVVPVVMEMLPGSAGYVARFGEPWEDYPGEDARADVLRMNEWIEAEVRKRPAQYYWVHRRFKTRPPGEPGVY is encoded by the coding sequence TTGACGCGCCTGTTCGTCGGGGCCCTGTGGTTGCTTCACTGGTTGCCGCTGCGCCTGCTGGTGCCGATAGGCCATGGTTTCGGGTCCTTGCTTTACTTACTGGCGAAACGACGACGGCACATCGCTTCGGTCAATATCGGTCTCTGTTTTCCGGAACTGAGTGAGGGTGACCGGCGTGCCTTGTGCCGGGAGCATTTCAGACTTCTCGGCAGAAGCCTGCTCGAACGCGGGATCCAGTGGTGGGGCGTCCCCGAGCGGGTCGCTCGCATCGCGCAGGTCGAGGGCATCGAGCGGGTCAAGGCCCTGCTCGACAATCAGGAAAACGTCATTCTTCTGGTGCCGCATTTCCTGGGGATGGATCTGGCGGGCGCCGGTGTCGGGCTGCACCTTGATACCGTGATCATGTATGCGAAGCAAAAAGATGCGCTGATCGATCGCTATCTTCGGCATGGCCGTTCCCGTTTTGGCAATCAGGTCCTGCTCTCGCGTCATGACAGTCTTCGCCGGGTGATCAAGGAGATGCGCGGTGGGCGTCCGTTCTACTATCTGCCGGACATGGACTTTGGCCCCAGGGAGTCCATCTTCGTCCCGTTCTTCGGTGTTCAGGCGGCCACCATTGAAGGCTTGCCGCGTCTGGCGAAGATGGCGCGGGCACGTGTTGTGCCGGTGGTGATGGAAATGCTGCCGGGCAGCGCCGGCTACGTCGCGCGTTTCGGCGAGCCCTGGGAAGACTATCCGGGGGAGGACGCCCGCGCCGATGTACTGCGGATGAATGAGTGGATCGAGGCGGAAGTGCGCAAACGCCCCGCGCAGTACTACTGGGTTCACCGCCGCTTCAAGACACGCCCGCCCGGCGAGCCGGGCGTCTATTGA